A window of the Dioscorea cayenensis subsp. rotundata cultivar TDr96_F1 chromosome 14, TDr96_F1_v2_PseudoChromosome.rev07_lg8_w22 25.fasta, whole genome shotgun sequence genome harbors these coding sequences:
- the LOC120276237 gene encoding probable helicase MAGATAMA 3 produces MHLPSASFSKKISEDIVLLLDLLQEFDTLLRRGVTSSDLEEAFKSADHAVDESIKNSTASTLQKIRVNCLEVLYRLQEGLHLPNLCSSKDIREFCLKNALLLFSTASSSSKLYYVENMRALDVLVIDEAAQLKECETLIPLQLSGIRHIILIGDECQLPALVKSKVSENALFGRSLFERLVSLGYEKQLLNVQYRMHPSISRFPNANFYDNQISDGPNVIDKKHTRCFLPGPMFAPYAFINVEFGEEASNKSEYSKKNLVEAAVISEIISRLFNECKRTNERVSIGVICPYSAQVFAIKDKLDRAYNMRDCFSVRVNSVDGFQGSEEDIIIFSTVRSNSDGSVGFLSNVQRTNVALTRARHCLWIIGNAATLTSSGTVWSKLVRDAKNRGCFFNAQKDRGIMDVIIKNLPEIDQLADLVDIDSLNISGVQAGS; encoded by the exons ATGCATCTGCCCAGTgcttctttttctaaaaaaatctcaGAAGACATTGTATTGCTTCTTGATTTGCTACAAGAATTCGATACACTTCTCCGAAGAGGTGTTACTTCCAGTGATCTGGAAGAAGCCTTCAAATCTGCTGACCATGCTGTAGATGAAAGTATAAAAAATTCTACAGCTTCTACTCTGCAAAAGATCAGGGTCAACTGCCTGGAGGTTTTGTATAGACTTCAGGAGGGACTGCATCTTCCAAATCTTTGTTCAAGTAAAGATATTAGAGAATTTTGCTTGAAGAATGCATTGCTTTTGTTTTCTACAGCATCATCTTCATCCAAATTGTATTATGTGGAGAACATGCGAGCTCTGGACGTGTTGGTGATCGATGAAGCCGCACAGTTAAAAGAATGTGAAACACTGATTCCTCTACAGCTCTCTGGAATACGACACATTATTCTTATCGGCGATGAATGTCAATTACCTGCACTGGTGAAGAGCAAG GTTTCGGAGAATGCACTGTTTGGAAGAAGTTTATTTGAGAGGCTAGTTTCTTTGGGATATGAGAAGCAGCTACTCAATGTCCAGTATAGGATGCATCCTTCAATAAGCAGGTTCCCGAATGCTAATTTTTACGATAATCAAATTTCCGATGGTCCAAATGTTATCGACAAGAAGCACACTAGATGTTTTCTCCCTGGGCCCATGTTCGCTCCATATGCTTTCATCAATGTTGAGTTTGGAGAAGAGGCTTCTAATAAATCAGAATATAGCAAGAAAAATTTGGTTGAAGCAGCAGTTATTTCAGAAATAATCAGCAGACTTTTTAATG AATGTAAGAGAACTAATGAGAGAGTTAGCATCGGAGTCATATGTCCTTACAGTGCACAAGTTTTTGCAATCAAAGATAAACTTGATAGAGCATATAACATGCGCGATTGTTTTTCTGTAAGAGTTAATTCAGTTGATGGATTTCAGGGTAGTGAGGAAGATATCATTATATTTTCTACTGTAAGGTCCAATTCTGATGGATCAGTTGGATTCCTGTCGAATGTTCAACGAACTAATGTTGCATTGACAAGAGCAAG GCATTGTCTTTGGATTATAGGGAATGCGGCAACATTAACAAGCAGTGGCACAGTGTGGAGTAAACTAGTGCGTGATGCGAAAAACCGTGGTTGCTTCTTTAATGCACAGAAAGATAGGGGTATCATGgatgttataattaaaaatttgccTGAGATTGACCAATTAGCTGATTTGGTTGACATTGATTCCTTGAATATCAGTGGGGTACAAGCAG GATCTTAA
- the LOC120275431 gene encoding RRP15-like protein — protein sequence MADAATADAAPPPSAMGSTARKRKLKRGKSQKSNKKRKPISMASKKPKKPSQKMLKLFRKRARDYHSDEEEDLDETGDKKILEESSGEEEEAHEDSDDSGHDDEFSGSSDDEGDGAQQGITKFTEGCRAFRTAFRKIMKKHLSNDPLGPILSANKKLVAEKLAEEVEEQKVKGEAKKEKRLAGEKGHVMPANFLDAKEKFLISVATKGVVKLFNAVNKAQNPQKGLNPSRAKDAKELAKRRKQAFLSEIQKPSTQSYDNTSKLNSSKFSIPTNKEDNEESGWAPLRDTYMLTSSKLKDWDKMADPASVDEPESRHMDSSSDED from the exons ATGGCCGACGCCGCCACCGCCGATGCGGCGCCTCCGCCGTCGGCAATGGGTTCGACGGCGAGGAAGAGGAAGCTGAAGCGTGGAAAGTCTCAGAAGTCGAACAAGAAACGAAAACCGATCTCAATGGCCTCGAAGAAACCTAAGAAACCTAGCCAGAAGATGTTGAAGCTCTTCCGCAAAAGGGCCAGGGATTACCATTCCGATGAGGAGGAGGATCTCGACGAAACGGGAGATAAGAAGATTTTGGAAGAGAGTTCTGGCGAGGAGGAGGAAGCGCACGAGGATTCGGATGATTCTggacatgatgatgagttttcTGGGAGTAGTGATGATGAAGGGGATGGAGCTCAGCAAGGGATTACCAAGTTCACTGAGGGTTGTAGAGCTTTTAGGACGGCTTTCAGGAAGATTATGAAGAAGCACCTCTCCAATGATCCACTT GGTCCCATATTGTCCGCGAACAAGAAGCTTGTTGCAGAGAAGCTTGCCGAGGAGGTTGAAGAACAGAAGGTGAAGGGGGAGGCTAAGAAAGAGAAGCGTTTG GCAGGAGAAAAGGGTCATGTGATGCCTGCTAATTTCCTGGATGCAAAGGAGAAGTTTTTGATTAGTGTTGCCACAAAAGGAG TGGTGAAATTATTTAATGCG GTGAATAAAGCACAGAATCCTCAAAAAGGTTTGAATCCTTCAAGGGCCAAAGATGCAAAAG aGCTGGCAAAGCGGAGGAAGCAAGCTTTCCTATCAGAGATTCAGAAGCCATCTACTCAATCTTACGACAACACTTCAAAATTGAACTCTTCCAAG TTCTCTATACCTACAAACAAAGAGGATAATGAAGAATCTGGTTGGGCTCCTTTGCGTGACACTTACATGCTCACCAGTTCAAAATTGAAGGATTGGGATAAAATGGCA GATCCTGCTTCAGTAGATGAACCAGAAAGCAGGCATATGGATAGTTCCTCAGATGAGGATTAA
- the LOC120276236 gene encoding uncharacterized protein LOC120276236 — protein MARKQINEGNDDLESIIFSWSVDDVFNEGLFKGKVVKNTETFDSVESYLNSFVFPLLEEVRLEMCSSLNGISRAPFIHISEIESIDLSNSKSKYRMTVFLENASFGGGKQVYNPKKGDILILSDLKPKHIPDLNIKGRTYCIALVTKGGDEDAEMPPNSFIINTSSKIDGKYHGRIKGREVSLLAIYLLNVTPYRNIFRALNIERAKQRDSVLVKELLNPRSTVPHHDQAVDDHLKESLWSFNLNESQDNAVLNCILAAQSSNKCSINLIWGPPGTGKTKTTGALLWMLRQMKCRTLTCAPTNTAVIEVASRYMKLLNENAAGSNTQSLADMVLFGNKDRLRIDGGNLSEVFLDNRYE, from the exons ATGGCAAGGAAGCAGATAAATGAAGGGAATGATGATTTGGAGAGCATCATCTTCTCTTGGTCTGTGGATGATGTATTTAACGAAGGCCTTTTCAAGGGGAAG GTGGTGAAAAACACTGAAACTTTTGATTCTGTAGAGAGTTATCTGAATTCATTTGTGTTTCCATTGCTTGAAGAAGTACGTTTAGAAATGTGTTCTTCTCTGAACGGTATCTCAAGAGCTCCGTTCATCCATATTTCTGAAATTGAATCTATTGATCTAAGTAACAGTAAAAGCAAGTACAGAATGACAGTTTTCTTGGAAAATGCTTCATTTGGAGGTGGAAAACAAGTTTACAAcccaaaaaaaggagacatatTAATCTTGTCAGATTTAAAACCAAAGCACATACCTGATCTAAATATAAAAGGAAGAACTTATTGCATTGCTTTGGTTACTAAAGGAGGGGATGAAGATGCAGAGATGCCACCAAATTCATTTATTATCAATACATCAAGCAAGATTGATGGGAAATATCATGGCAGAATCAAAGGCAGAGAAGTCTCTTTACTTGCAATATACTTGCTTAATGTTACACCATACAGAAATATCTTCAGGGCTCTTAACATTGAGCGGGCAAAACAAAGGGATTCTGTTCTTGTGAAGGAGCTTTTAAATCCTCGCTCTACG GTTCCTCATCATGATCAAGCAGTTGATGATCATTTGAAGGAGAGTTTGTGGTCTTTTAACTTGAATGAGTCTCAGGACAATGCAGTGTTGAATTGTATTTTAGCAGCTCAAAGTTCCAACAAGTGTTCAATTAACCTTATTTGGGGGCCACCTGGAACTGGAAAGACTAAAACTACTGGTGCTCTGCTCTGGATGTTGAGACAAATGAAATGCAGAACACTGACTTGTGCACCAACAAATACTGCAGTGATCGAAGTTGCTTCACGGTATATGAAATTGTTAAATGAGAATGCTGCAGGAAGTAATACTCAATCACTTGCAGATATGGTGTTGTTTGGTAATAAGGATCGCTTGCGCATTGATGGTGGAAATCTATCAGAAGTGTTTTTGGATAATCGT TATGAATGA
- the LOC120276268 gene encoding WAT1-related protein At5g64700-like isoform X1: protein MKACTPYIGMLIVQFAYGGSNILCKLALENGLSYLVFIVYRHLIAMVILAPLAYLYERKNRHSLSLAILAKIFVLALFGTTIHQNLYYAGLDYTSPTVASALASVIPVLTFILATLLRMERISMKNKKGRAKLLGTTICISGALIFTFWKGHQFKGFVEKPLIVVNGNVHAHEAEHERHDWIKGSVLILTSYIAFSVWLILQGIVYKVYPAGLSMNTIICFFAALQSSVLALIFERNSSSWHLSWNIQLVTIIYCGTFISCLAYYLQTICVHEKGPVFVALFMPLLLVIVGVFSAICFAERLHLGSLIGAFMIILGLYCYLWGKNRDTVKDEEDKDIEEQDEMFSKIGLQTQS, encoded by the exons ATGAAAGCTTGTACTCCCTATATTGGCATGCTCATTGTACAGTTTGCTTATGGAGGTTCCAACATCCTTTGCAAACTTGCACTTGAGAATGGCCTCAGTTATCTTGTCTTTATAGTATACCGCCATCTCATCGCCATGGTTATTCTTGCTCCTCTTGCTTATCTTTATGAAAG AAAGAACAGACATTCACTCTCACTTGCAATCCTTGCAAAGATCTTCGTTTTGGCTCTGTTTGGGACTACTATTCACCAGAACTTATATTATGCTGGTTTAGATTACACTTCTCCCACTGTTGCCAGCGCTCTGGCCAGTGTCATCCCTGTTCTCACCTTCATCTTGGCAACTCTTTTAAG GATGGAGAGGATCAGtatgaagaacaagaagggaAGAGCCAAACTCTTAGGCACAACAATATGCATAAGTGGAGCTTTGATATTTACATTTTGGAAAGGTCATCAGTTTAAAGGATTTGTTGAGAAACCTTTGATTGTAGTGAATGGTAATGTTCATGCTCATGAAGCAGAGCATGAAAGACATGATTGGATCAAAGGCTCTGTTCTTATTCTGACAAGCTATATTGCTTTCAGTGTCTGGCTTATTCTTCAG gGGATTGTTTATAAGGTGTATCCTGCTGGACTGTCAATGAACACCATCATCTGTTTTTTTGCTGCATTGCAATCTTCAGTACTTGCCTTAATCTTTGAAAGGAACAGTTCATCTTGGCATTTGAGTTGGAACATTCAACTTGTGACAATCATATACTGT GGGACTTTTATATCTTGTTTGGCTTATTACCTACAGACAATTTGTGTCCATGAAAAGGGACCTGTATTTGTGGCCTTGTTCATGCCACTGCTTCTGGTCATTGTGGGAGTTTTTTCTGCTATTTGTTTTGCAGAAAGACTTCATTTGGGAAG CTTAATTGGTGCTTTTATGATCATATTGGGTCTATACTGTTATCTGTGGGGCAAGAACAGAGATACTGTCAAAGATGAAGAGGATAAAGACATTGAAGAACAGGATGAAATGTTCAGCAAGATAGGTCTGCAAACACAAAGCTAA
- the LOC120275432 gene encoding 60S ribosomal protein L9, which translates to MKTILSSQTMDIPEGVKVKVHAKKVEVEGPRGKLTRNFKHLNLDFELVDGGRKLKVDAWFGSRKTMAAIRTALSHVQNLITGVTKGYRYKMRFVYAHFPINASISNSNSSIEIRNFLGEKKVRKVDMLQGVTITRSEKVKDELVLDGNDVELVSRSAALINQKCHVKNKDIRKFLDGIYVSEKGTMAEE; encoded by the exons ATGAAGACCATCTTGTCTTCTCAGACCATGGACATCCCTGAGGGCGTGAAGGTGAAGGTCCACGCCAAGAAGGTCGAGGTTGAGGGCCCTCGCGGGAAGCTCACCCGGAATTTCAAGCATCTCAACCTTGACTTTGAGCTTGTGGATGGTGGTCGCAAGCTGAAGGTTGATGCTTGGTTTGGATCTCGCAAGACCATGGCCGCTATTCGCACTGCCCTTAGTCACGTCCAGAACCTCATAACCGGCGTTACCAAGGGCTACCGCTATAAGATGCGCTTTGTCTACGCTCACTTTCCCATCAACGCTTCCATCTCCAACTCCAACAGCTCCATCGAGATCCGTAATTTCCTTGGCGAGAAGAAG GTAAGGAAAGTAGATATGCTTCAAGGTGTGACAATTACTCGTTCCGAGAAGGTCAAGGATGAGCTTGTTCTTGATGGTAATGATGTTGAGCTTGTCTCTCGCTCTGCTGCTTTGATAAACCAG AAATGCCATGTGAAGAACAAGGATATCCGGAAGTTTTTGGATGGTATCTACGTCAGTGAGAAGGGAACCATGGCTGAGGAGTAA
- the LOC120276268 gene encoding WAT1-related protein At5g64700-like isoform X2 has product MKACTPYIGMLIVQFAYGGSNILCKLALENGLSYLVFIVYRHLIAMVILAPLAYLYERHSLSLAILAKIFVLALFGTTIHQNLYYAGLDYTSPTVASALASVIPVLTFILATLLRMERISMKNKKGRAKLLGTTICISGALIFTFWKGHQFKGFVEKPLIVVNGNVHAHEAEHERHDWIKGSVLILTSYIAFSVWLILQGIVYKVYPAGLSMNTIICFFAALQSSVLALIFERNSSSWHLSWNIQLVTIIYCGTFISCLAYYLQTICVHEKGPVFVALFMPLLLVIVGVFSAICFAERLHLGSLIGAFMIILGLYCYLWGKNRDTVKDEEDKDIEEQDEMFSKIGLQTQS; this is encoded by the exons ATGAAAGCTTGTACTCCCTATATTGGCATGCTCATTGTACAGTTTGCTTATGGAGGTTCCAACATCCTTTGCAAACTTGCACTTGAGAATGGCCTCAGTTATCTTGTCTTTATAGTATACCGCCATCTCATCGCCATGGTTATTCTTGCTCCTCTTGCTTATCTTTATGAAAG ACATTCACTCTCACTTGCAATCCTTGCAAAGATCTTCGTTTTGGCTCTGTTTGGGACTACTATTCACCAGAACTTATATTATGCTGGTTTAGATTACACTTCTCCCACTGTTGCCAGCGCTCTGGCCAGTGTCATCCCTGTTCTCACCTTCATCTTGGCAACTCTTTTAAG GATGGAGAGGATCAGtatgaagaacaagaagggaAGAGCCAAACTCTTAGGCACAACAATATGCATAAGTGGAGCTTTGATATTTACATTTTGGAAAGGTCATCAGTTTAAAGGATTTGTTGAGAAACCTTTGATTGTAGTGAATGGTAATGTTCATGCTCATGAAGCAGAGCATGAAAGACATGATTGGATCAAAGGCTCTGTTCTTATTCTGACAAGCTATATTGCTTTCAGTGTCTGGCTTATTCTTCAG gGGATTGTTTATAAGGTGTATCCTGCTGGACTGTCAATGAACACCATCATCTGTTTTTTTGCTGCATTGCAATCTTCAGTACTTGCCTTAATCTTTGAAAGGAACAGTTCATCTTGGCATTTGAGTTGGAACATTCAACTTGTGACAATCATATACTGT GGGACTTTTATATCTTGTTTGGCTTATTACCTACAGACAATTTGTGTCCATGAAAAGGGACCTGTATTTGTGGCCTTGTTCATGCCACTGCTTCTGGTCATTGTGGGAGTTTTTTCTGCTATTTGTTTTGCAGAAAGACTTCATTTGGGAAG CTTAATTGGTGCTTTTATGATCATATTGGGTCTATACTGTTATCTGTGGGGCAAGAACAGAGATACTGTCAAAGATGAAGAGGATAAAGACATTGAAGAACAGGATGAAATGTTCAGCAAGATAGGTCTGCAAACACAAAGCTAA